One Clostridium estertheticum DNA segment encodes these proteins:
- a CDS encoding Na+/H+ antiporter NhaC family protein, which yields MRIVNVIENKNAKRCKIIGSSNTRCGAAAMLTQGASFAAVMNSMQIGVISKTGNEVLDTLLTRGGYQRMMFTISLILAALSFGGTLEKTGMLGTLANSVLKYANSTVSLVTATIFTSIFANILAGDQYLSIVLPGKMYKDEFRKRGLAPRNRSRCLEDDPSAPEYKGNLKASA from the coding sequence ATGAGGATTGTTAATGTTATCGAAAACAAAAACGCCAAGAGATGCAAAATTATAGGAAGCTCTAATACCCGTTGTGGCGCTGCCGCCATGCTTACCCAAGGTGCTAGTTTTGCTGCTGTAATGAATTCTATGCAGATTGGTGTTATTTCGAAAACTGGTAATGAGGTTTTAGATACACTTCTTACTAGAGGTGGATATCAAAGGATGATGTTTACAATATCTCTAATACTAGCAGCACTTTCTTTTGGTGGTACACTTGAGAAAACTGGAATGCTTGGGACCCTTGCAAACAGTGTTCTAAAATATGCAAATAGTACAGTATCCCTTGTAACAGCTACAATATTCACCTCAATATTTGCAAATATACTTGCTGGCGACCAATATCTTTCAATTGTACTTCCTGGCAAAATGTATAAAGACGAGTTCCGTAAAAGAGGACTAGCTCCAAGAAACCGTTCAAGATGCCTTGAGGATGATCCATCAGCTCCAGAATATAAGGGGAATTTAAAGGCTAGCGCATAG
- a CDS encoding ABC transporter permease — translation MKPLSALSYSKNNKKKLIASTISILVAVSFLYVLQTFVKSIWDSMYELNVNPYKNHMTIESTEKDKPIPGNIVGSLKDNPNVENIIPFISYETRYVIPGASTNASILGIRPEDIDYVMKKHNITLKEGRMPLGNHKEVALDYRMSKNKNVKIGDKIGNSINKNDSLNGEYTVVGIVEGNGYLSFMPYNTTTTTTTTSINANDTIVVKKSLLVFPKDNKIKEVDELLLSFSKKEVAVLTLSAIIKLFNEKASTMRTLDMICILAIIVMVISVGSSKYVQFFSRKQELGILNAMGYTKGELMKKAFLEVLIVNMLGFTLGVIFGWLSSILINDGAFGAVGGVAVYFSSKAFLMALYIPLFTTLFTLIPVNRMISKLDPIVMIEKI, via the coding sequence ATGAAACCTTTGTCAGCTTTAAGCTATAGTAAAAATAATAAGAAAAAACTTATTGCTTCCACCATTTCAATATTAGTGGCTGTTTCATTTTTATATGTTCTACAAACTTTTGTGAAATCTATATGGGACTCTATGTATGAGCTGAATGTAAACCCATACAAAAATCATATGACTATAGAAAGTACTGAAAAAGATAAACCTATACCTGGCAATATTGTTGGTAGCCTTAAAGATAACCCTAATGTAGAAAATATAATCCCCTTTATTTCATATGAAACACGATATGTTATACCGGGCGCTAGCACTAATGCTTCCATTTTAGGTATAAGGCCTGAGGATATAGATTATGTTATGAAAAAGCATAACATAACCCTGAAAGAAGGAAGGATGCCTCTAGGAAATCATAAAGAAGTGGCACTAGATTATAGAATGTCAAAAAATAAAAATGTAAAAATCGGGGATAAAATAGGGAATTCCATTAATAAAAATGATAGCTTAAATGGTGAGTATACAGTGGTAGGAATAGTTGAGGGGAACGGTTATTTATCGTTTATGCCCTATAACACTACTACTACTACTACTACTACCTCAATAAATGCCAATGATACAATTGTAGTGAAAAAATCTTTATTAGTTTTTCCTAAGGACAATAAAATAAAAGAGGTAGATGAACTACTACTAAGCTTTTCTAAAAAAGAAGTTGCAGTTTTGACTTTAAGTGCGATAATTAAACTTTTTAATGAAAAGGCATCAACTATGCGTACATTAGATATGATTTGTATACTTGCGATTATTGTCATGGTTATTTCTGTTGGAAGTTCTAAATATGTACAGTTTTTTAGCAGAAAACAGGAACTTGGAATTTTAAATGCCATGGGATATACCAAGGGGGAGCTAATGAAAAAAGCATTTTTAGAGGTGCTTATTGTAAATATGTTAGGATTTACTCTAGGGGTGATTTTTGGATGGTTGTCTTCTATTTTAATCAATGATGGAGCCTTTGGAGCTGTTGGAGGAGTTGCAGTATATTTCTCTTCAAAAGCTTTTTTAATGGCACTTTATATACCACTATTTACAACACTATTTACATTGATACCTGTAAATCGAATGATAAGTAAGCTAGATCCTATAGTTATGATAGAAAAAATATAA
- a CDS encoding ABC transporter permease yields the protein MSPLSTFKYIKNNISKTLPILIAMMVSVLLIYIFSLVTKSSIELANLTCTNFFSKYTIVFSNNEEPIPKDYLDKITNDNNVGHVMPLISEEGYLQYTNIFGSMSISVLNLYEKDISQVIDTLNVKLIEGRLPMENKNEIIIPKKYALQNKLKTGDYIGSEVSSTYAIKGKFKVSGITDGPAMLVVISDNKDGVSRDTAIKNSILLSVKDVLNKNLINYLSKNTPKNVLIMDYYSISKQTDEILNSMNALSYMLNIIIILVLCISLGNLNYINFINRKYEFGVLSAIGYKKSTLYFKLWKENATVCLLGYISGILLSTCVAFILNLTVLYPSGKFIPLWNISGATVALMIPIFVSFLSLIAPIKELRKTDPLDVIGGVI from the coding sequence ATGAGTCCGCTATCAACCTTTAAGTATATCAAGAACAATATTTCCAAAACATTACCAATATTAATAGCTATGATGGTGAGTGTATTACTAATCTATATTTTTTCACTAGTGACTAAAAGTAGTATTGAGCTAGCAAATCTAACGTGTACTAATTTTTTTAGTAAATACACGATAGTATTTAGCAATAATGAAGAGCCTATTCCAAAAGATTATTTAGATAAAATAACTAATGATAATAATGTAGGTCATGTTATGCCTTTAATTAGCGAGGAAGGTTATCTTCAATATACTAATATTTTCGGTAGCATGAGCATTTCTGTTTTGAATCTTTATGAAAAGGATATATCACAGGTTATTGATACTCTTAATGTAAAATTAATTGAAGGTAGACTTCCAATGGAAAATAAGAATGAAATTATTATCCCTAAAAAATATGCGCTGCAAAACAAATTGAAAACAGGAGATTATATTGGTTCAGAGGTATCCTCTACCTACGCAATAAAAGGAAAATTCAAAGTGTCAGGCATTACAGATGGTCCAGCAATGTTGGTGGTGATCAGCGATAATAAGGATGGTGTCTCTAGAGATACAGCGATAAAGAACTCTATACTTTTATCGGTTAAAGATGTATTGAATAAAAATTTAATTAACTATTTATCTAAAAACACACCTAAAAATGTTTTAATTATGGATTATTACAGTATTTCAAAGCAAACAGATGAAATTCTTAATTCTATGAATGCATTATCCTATATGCTAAATATAATAATAATTCTTGTGCTCTGTATATCTCTTGGGAATTTGAATTATATTAACTTCATTAATAGAAAATATGAATTTGGAGTATTATCAGCTATAGGCTATAAAAAATCTACCCTCTATTTTAAACTTTGGAAGGAAAATGCCACTGTATGCTTACTTGGATATATAAGCGGAATACTATTAAGTACGTGTGTAGCCTTTATTTTGAACTTAACCGTACTTTATCCAAGTGGTAAATTCATTCCTTTATGGAATATTTCTGGTGCTACAGTAGCGTTAATGATACCAATTTTTGTATCATTTTTAAGCTTAATTGCACCTATTAAAGAACTTAGAAAAACAGATCCACTTGATGTAATTGGGGGGGTAATTTAG
- a CDS encoding tetratricopeptide repeat protein has product MKNNNNNNNNNNNNNNNNNNNNLNNNDTLAHEYIERGKGLFNDGEIEKAFKDFNKAIFLNNEYARAYLVKGQAHIEMYEAYEAEKCIKKYLKLVPGDPKGYWKLIDIHDLTGDFDKCVYYCEKLLESDASNIDIYFKKAEFLALLNDFRMALECFDICLSLNPYFYEALCGKASMLLSLHNKKEALEIYNSALEVDSSKSAAYFGKSEVYMAMGNSLTALIFAEKAYDIEPDNDWYKCHYTVLKNININIK; this is encoded by the coding sequence ATGAAAAATAATAATAATAATAATAATAATAATAATAATAATAATAATAATAATAATAATAATAATTTAAACAATAATGATACTTTAGCTCATGAATATATAGAGAGAGGCAAAGGACTTTTTAATGATGGGGAAATTGAGAAAGCCTTTAAAGACTTTAATAAAGCCATTTTCTTAAATAATGAATATGCGCGGGCTTATCTTGTGAAAGGTCAAGCTCATATTGAAATGTATGAAGCCTACGAAGCAGAAAAATGCATAAAGAAATATCTAAAGCTAGTTCCGGGTGACCCTAAAGGTTACTGGAAGTTAATTGATATACATGACTTAACTGGTGACTTTGATAAATGCGTTTACTATTGTGAAAAACTTCTTGAAAGTGATGCTTCAAATATAGACATATATTTTAAAAAAGCAGAGTTCTTAGCTCTTCTTAATGATTTTAGAATGGCTTTAGAATGCTTTGATATTTGCCTAAGCCTAAATCCATATTTTTATGAGGCATTATGTGGTAAAGCTAGCATGTTACTATCATTGCATAATAAAAAAGAAGCTCTTGAAATATATAATAGTGCCTTAGAAGTAGATTCATCCAAAAGTGCTGCCTATTTCGGAAAGTCTGAAGTATATATGGCTATGGGCAATAGCCTAACTGCCTTAATATTTGCAGAAAAAGCCTATGACATAGAACCTGATAATGATTGGTATAAATGTCATTATACCGTATTAAAAAACATAAACATAAATATTAAATAG
- a CDS encoding sensor histidine kinase, with protein sequence MSNKIKDILMIINYILFTGIFLISAICNAENQLLIVTLTFIFLTSYTIRVFFIYGSENHKNLSCFSLIIDFILIFILNLYDNSHLSLCLYFFMLEDIVLNFSLVFGMIASIISFVLYSVSLSIMVNFELGIIFVKILLSLLVFCIIYLIFFLVRYLLKQTEIIEISLKKITIEKLEKDCIYMNLKEAYEKLEMMTILKERNKIAREIHDTVGHTLTTVLVEIEASKRLMKGDLDLSLEKLCLAQGQVRKGLNDIRGSVRVLEKGNELLEFYPSLEAVIKDTQLHSEVTIKSEIDSSLNLTKEAQKVIISSLLEGLTNGIRHGKSTAFLFKLLKKEDKVCFSLEDNGEGAGILNYGFGLRAMRDRVYDLEGSFDINSDVQEGLELLITLPYSRACIQ encoded by the coding sequence GTGAGCAATAAGATTAAAGATATTTTAATGATTATTAATTATATATTATTTACTGGAATTTTTTTAATAAGTGCAATTTGTAACGCCGAAAATCAATTATTAATTGTTACTTTAACTTTCATATTTTTAACCTCTTACACTATTAGAGTGTTTTTCATATATGGAAGTGAAAATCATAAAAATCTAAGCTGTTTTTCTTTGATAATAGATTTTATATTAATTTTTATACTTAATCTATATGATAACTCTCATCTATCTTTATGTTTATATTTTTTTATGCTAGAAGATATTGTCCTAAATTTCAGCTTAGTCTTTGGTATGATTGCTTCGATTATTTCCTTTGTACTTTATAGCGTGTCGTTAAGTATTATGGTGAATTTTGAACTTGGCATCATCTTTGTGAAAATACTTTTAAGTCTACTCGTATTTTGTATAATTTATTTGATATTTTTCCTTGTAAGATATTTATTGAAACAAACAGAAATAATTGAAATTTCTCTAAAAAAAATAACTATTGAAAAATTAGAAAAAGACTGCATATATATGAATTTAAAGGAAGCATATGAAAAATTAGAGATGATGACTATTCTTAAAGAGAGAAATAAAATAGCACGGGAAATTCATGATACAGTGGGACATACTTTAACCACAGTTTTAGTAGAAATAGAGGCTAGTAAAAGACTGATGAAGGGGGATTTGGATTTATCACTTGAAAAACTTTGCCTAGCACAAGGCCAAGTGAGAAAGGGCCTTAATGATATTAGGGGCTCTGTACGGGTGCTTGAAAAAGGTAATGAGTTATTAGAGTTTTATCCTTCTTTAGAAGCGGTAATTAAGGATACTCAGCTACATTCTGAGGTGACAATAAAATCTGAAATAGACTCTTCATTAAATTTAACTAAAGAAGCACAAAAGGTAATTATATCGTCTTTACTAGAGGGTCTTACTAATGGAATTCGCCATGGTAAAAGTACTGCTTTTTTGTTTAAGTTACTGAAAAAAGAAGATAAAGTATGTTTTTCTCTTGAAGACAACGGCGAAGGTGCAGGTATATTAAACTACGGCTTCGGGCTTCGCGCTATGCGAGATAGGGTTTATGACTTAGAAGGAAGCTTTGATATTAATTCTGATGTGCAAGAGGGCTTAGAATTACTAATTACGCTTCCATATTCTAGAGCCTGCATTCAATAA
- a CDS encoding DEAD/DEAH box helicase, which translates to MLKEDMVLQIFNEGTSGKNHAKGQRVLNNDLVSSVDITNEDKLICIEGNVISEKLFNEYHTKIEMDAERKSIFTTFCTCADFENNEFKKENYCCKHLVATFYSAVEDLASHPLLKEEDVVGQAIFKSSSNVLSMLLGDEKHKDETKIEIYINKNQWTNSLTAEFKIGLNSMTSSNLYILKDINHFLLAYDNNIPINYSKNFTFNRADQRLSTKDKRLMDFIEMLKTMESSQRYVNRSEDRYIDGKNINIPKFLTREFFEIINKHRVYLNEGFFSRPVDTEILYEAPALDFDLKLIKNNYVLKSLNGMPVALGSKNDVFLYGSNIYLPDFEFCYKINPYLQVFNEARVITMTSMEEENILRRLVPDLNFLSPNVTLSKSIKDKIVMSNCGFSFYFNQEGKDITLTLKVKYGTFEFNIFEDCTEKIIYRDSKVETQVIGALKAFGLCEIKNKFYFTKGEDYIFKFFKSDVGKLQEIGDVYYSESFKGIKSLGTSGISGDIKSGKYNYFEMDFKIGDIEPRETTNILRAFRNNLKYYKLKTGEYLDLEELELNKFLKLLDVMTPARIENNHIEISKSKGVFLDGYLEENSIRYISGKKELKEIKDKLKNVEKLNFKEPATFKGKLREYQKIGYNWLKTLDYLGFGGILGDEMGLGKTIQAITFILSNVGSKTIIVAPTSLIYNWISEFEKFAPRLKIAAANGLKDTREEIIKNIENYDVIITTYNLIKRDLESYKVLGFDYCILDEAQNIKNPHSQNAIAVKEIVAKTRFALSGTPIENSLMDLWSIFDFIMPGYLYDEKRFSVRYHKKLKESPEILEDLNRLIKPFILRRRKKDVLKELPDKIEKPLIVNLEEEQKKVYKTYANHAMELIENKVKNDEFKNSKIEILSYITKLRQLCLDPTVLMNDYSGGSAKIEALVELLHKSIEEGHRVLVFSQFTSVLKNIQKRLKVEKISFSYLDGSVPSEKRMNLVKAFNDGENSVFLISLKAGGTGLNLTSADVVVHFDPWWNPAVEEQATDRAHRIGQKHVVEVIKIIAKGTIEEKILSLQEEKKKLISSLMGDELASGEGFAALSEEEIFGLFEMKE; encoded by the coding sequence ATGTTGAAAGAAGATATGGTATTACAAATATTTAATGAAGGAACCAGTGGTAAAAATCATGCTAAGGGGCAAAGGGTTCTTAATAATGATTTAGTTTCTTCTGTTGATATTACAAATGAAGATAAGTTAATATGCATAGAAGGCAATGTGATTTCGGAGAAACTTTTTAATGAATATCACACAAAAATTGAGATGGATGCAGAGAGAAAAAGTATTTTTACTACCTTCTGTACCTGCGCTGATTTTGAAAATAACGAGTTTAAAAAAGAAAATTATTGTTGTAAACATTTAGTGGCAACCTTTTATAGTGCGGTAGAAGATTTAGCGAGTCACCCGCTGTTAAAAGAAGAGGATGTGGTGGGGCAAGCTATATTTAAAAGTAGTAGCAATGTATTATCAATGCTTTTAGGAGATGAAAAACATAAGGATGAAACTAAAATAGAGATCTATATAAATAAAAATCAGTGGACAAACAGCCTTACAGCAGAGTTTAAAATAGGATTAAACTCTATGACTTCCAGCAATCTTTACATTTTAAAGGATATCAATCATTTTTTATTAGCCTATGATAATAATATTCCTATAAACTATAGCAAAAATTTCACTTTTAATAGGGCAGATCAAAGATTGAGTACAAAGGATAAAAGACTTATGGATTTCATTGAAATGTTAAAGACAATGGAATCCTCCCAAAGGTACGTTAACAGAAGTGAAGATCGTTATATAGATGGGAAAAATATTAATATTCCTAAATTTTTGACACGGGAATTTTTTGAAATTATAAATAAGCATAGGGTCTATTTGAATGAAGGATTTTTTTCAAGGCCTGTAGACACTGAAATTTTATATGAAGCACCTGCCCTGGATTTTGATTTGAAGCTAATAAAAAATAATTATGTGCTTAAATCACTAAATGGAATGCCAGTGGCTTTAGGATCTAAAAATGATGTTTTTTTGTATGGCAGCAATATATATCTTCCAGATTTTGAGTTTTGTTATAAAATAAATCCTTACCTCCAAGTTTTTAATGAGGCAAGGGTGATAACTATGACAAGCATGGAGGAGGAGAATATATTAAGAAGGCTTGTTCCAGATCTTAATTTTTTATCACCTAATGTTACACTATCAAAGTCTATTAAAGATAAAATAGTAATGAGTAATTGTGGGTTTAGCTTCTATTTTAATCAGGAGGGAAAAGATATTACTCTAACATTAAAGGTGAAGTACGGAACCTTTGAGTTTAACATTTTTGAGGATTGCACAGAGAAAATAATATATAGAGATTCTAAAGTGGAAACTCAAGTCATCGGAGCATTAAAAGCCTTTGGTCTATGTGAAATAAAGAATAAGTTTTATTTCACAAAGGGAGAGGACTATATATTTAAATTCTTTAAAAGTGATGTAGGAAAACTTCAAGAAATAGGAGATGTGTATTACTCAGAAAGTTTTAAAGGTATAAAATCACTGGGGACATCTGGGATTAGTGGAGATATTAAGAGCGGAAAATATAATTACTTTGAAATGGATTTCAAAATAGGAGATATTGAGCCACGCGAAACTACCAATATATTAAGAGCCTTTAGAAATAATCTTAAATATTATAAACTCAAAACTGGTGAGTACCTTGATTTGGAGGAACTCGAACTTAATAAATTCTTAAAGCTTTTAGATGTTATGACCCCAGCTCGTATTGAAAATAATCATATTGAAATATCAAAAAGCAAGGGTGTTTTTCTAGATGGTTATTTAGAGGAAAATAGCATTAGATATATAAGTGGGAAAAAAGAGTTAAAAGAAATAAAAGATAAGCTTAAGAATGTAGAAAAATTGAATTTCAAAGAGCCAGCTACCTTTAAGGGGAAATTAAGAGAGTATCAAAAAATCGGATATAATTGGCTTAAAACCTTAGATTATTTAGGGTTTGGTGGGATTCTAGGAGATGAAATGGGCCTTGGCAAAACCATTCAAGCTATTACTTTTATATTATCTAATGTGGGAAGTAAGACTATAATTGTAGCACCTACCTCCTTAATATATAATTGGATAAGTGAGTTTGAAAAGTTTGCACCTAGGTTAAAGATAGCTGCAGCTAATGGATTAAAGGATACAAGAGAAGAGATAATAAAAAATATAGAAAATTATGATGTAATTATAACTACTTATAATCTAATAAAGAGGGATTTAGAAAGCTATAAGGTATTAGGGTTTGATTATTGCATATTAGATGAAGCACAAAACATAAAAAATCCACATTCTCAAAATGCAATAGCCGTAAAGGAGATAGTGGCGAAAACAAGGTTTGCTCTATCTGGTACCCCTATAGAAAATTCTCTTATGGATTTATGGTCCATATTTGATTTTATAATGCCGGGATACCTTTACGATGAAAAGAGATTTAGTGTCAGATATCATAAAAAACTTAAGGAAAGTCCTGAGATATTAGAAGATTTAAATAGGCTTATAAAACCTTTTATTCTAAGGCGGAGAAAAAAAGATGTTCTAAAGGAATTACCTGACAAAATAGAAAAACCACTAATAGTAAACTTAGAGGAAGAGCAAAAGAAAGTTTATAAAACCTATGCGAACCATGCCATGGAGCTTATTGAAAATAAAGTAAAGAATGATGAGTTTAAAAATAGTAAAATAGAGATACTTTCTTATATAACAAAACTAAGACAACTATGCCTAGATCCTACAGTGCTCATGAATGATTACAGTGGTGGCAGTGCAAAGATAGAAGCTCTAGTGGAGCTTCTTCATAAGAGTATAGAGGAGGGGCATAGGGTCCTTGTTTTCTCGCAATTCACCTCCGTTCTTAAGAATATACAAAAAAGACTAAAGGTAGAGAAAATATCCTTTAGTTACTTGGATGGATCGGTGCCTTCAGAGAAGAGAATGAATTTGGTTAAAGCCTTCAATGATGGTGAAAACTCTGTATTTTTAATAAGCTTAAAGGCTGGAGGCACGGGGCTTAATTTAACTTCTGCAGATGTAGTAGTTCACTTTGATCCTTGGTGGAATCCTGCAGTAGAAGAGCAGGCTACAGATAGAGCACATAGAATTGGGCAAAAACATGTGGTAGAAGTTATAAAAATTATAGCTAAGGGCACCATTGAGGAAAAGATTTTGTCACTTCAAGAAGAGAAGAAAAAACTAATATCGTCTCTTATGGGAGATGAACTGGCAAGTGGAGAAGGCTTTGCAGCTTTAAGTGAGGAAGAGATATTTGGATTATTTGAGATGAAGGAATAA
- a CDS encoding DUF2383 domain-containing protein, whose protein sequence is MNDVKEMNKFLKGIHMGGTTFKDYLRKGKGPELKNELVQIIESFKRHEEAITNRIENLGGNAADTLGIMGTMADFFEKIKLIPVNTDLEVCENATAAMEMGITQGEKFIKENRGLDPSLMKEVEAVVADYDNHLKKIQEIMRTCK, encoded by the coding sequence ATGAATGATGTAAAAGAAATGAATAAATTCTTAAAAGGCATACACATGGGAGGTACTACCTTTAAAGATTATCTCCGTAAAGGTAAAGGCCCAGAACTTAAAAATGAGTTGGTCCAAATTATAGAATCCTTTAAAAGACATGAAGAGGCAATTACCAATAGGATAGAAAATCTGGGAGGTAATGCTGCCGATACTCTTGGAATAATGGGCACTATGGCAGATTTTTTCGAAAAAATCAAACTTATACCTGTAAATACTGATTTGGAAGTCTGTGAGAATGCTACAGCTGCAATGGAAATGGGAATAACGCAGGGAGAAAAGTTTATTAAGGAGAATAGGGGTTTGGATCCTAGTCTAATGAAAGAAGTAGAGGCTGTTGTAGCCGACTATGACAATCATTTAAAAAAAATACAAGAAATAATGAGAACATGTAAATAG
- a CDS encoding response regulator transcription factor — MEKIRVLIADDQTLMRDGLKTILELEENIEVVGLAKDGVEALELCSETRPQVVLMDIRMPNMGGVLCTKLIKEAYPNIVILILTTFDDEEYIVESLNNGATGYILKDIEGDGLIKAVKDAYKGDFILPSKIAKKLAGKIAKEYSQESETTIKKNESKLLNSFGLSEKEIEIAKMLAQGFTNKQIASSLYISGGTVKNYVSNLYSKIGISDRTSAAIYIKDLLSE, encoded by the coding sequence ATGGAGAAGATAAGAGTGCTAATAGCAGATGATCAAACCCTTATGAGGGACGGGCTTAAGACAATACTAGAGCTAGAGGAAAATATAGAGGTAGTAGGGCTAGCAAAGGATGGGGTGGAGGCACTAGAATTATGCTCTGAAACCAGGCCACAGGTGGTACTTATGGATATAAGAATGCCCAATATGGGTGGAGTACTATGTACCAAATTAATAAAGGAAGCTTATCCTAATATAGTGATACTTATTCTTACCACCTTTGATGATGAAGAATATATTGTTGAATCCTTAAATAACGGTGCTACCGGTTATATTTTAAAGGATATAGAAGGGGATGGCCTTATAAAAGCGGTGAAAGATGCTTATAAAGGTGATTTCATATTACCTTCTAAAATTGCTAAAAAGCTTGCCGGTAAAATAGCCAAAGAGTACAGTCAGGAATCTGAAACTACTATCAAAAAGAATGAATCTAAATTGCTAAATTCTTTTGGACTTTCAGAAAAAGAAATTGAAATTGCAAAAATGCTTGCTCAAGGGTTTACCAATAAGCAAATTGCATCTTCGCTATATATATCAGGTGGTACAGTAAAAAACTATGTAAGCAATCTATATAGCAAAATAGGAATTTCTGATAGAACATCAGCGGCAATATATATTAAGGATTTACTTAGTGAATAG
- a CDS encoding ABC transporter ATP-binding protein, with protein MLFKVDNLNLIYDIGKEDQTYALRNINLSLEGNRLIGIMGPSGSGKSSLLYSLAGLKIPSSGTISYKNMKFKELSVSKSTELRRKDFGFVFQRHFLIEYMSVIDNVLTPINDNSMKAKEKALGLLKKLGIEHLAGKKPHKLSGGQRQKVAIARALINDPKVIFCDEITASLDHSSAREVMKLLDEYKNNALVIVVTHDASILENADDIINIWDGAITSIKKRGMEGYNESAINL; from the coding sequence ATGTTATTTAAAGTAGATAACCTAAATTTAATATATGATATTGGAAAAGAGGACCAGACTTATGCTTTAAGAAATATTAATCTATCCTTGGAAGGAAATAGGTTGATAGGAATAATGGGACCCTCTGGTAGTGGTAAAAGTTCCTTACTATATTCCTTAGCAGGACTTAAGATTCCATCATCAGGTACCATAAGCTACAAGAATATGAAATTTAAGGAATTATCCGTTTCTAAAAGTACAGAGCTCAGGCGTAAAGATTTTGGATTCGTTTTCCAAAGACATTTTCTTATAGAATATATGAGCGTAATAGATAATGTGTTAACACCAATAAATGATAATAGTATGAAAGCAAAAGAAAAGGCTTTGGGATTATTAAAAAAGCTTGGCATTGAGCATTTAGCGGGTAAAAAGCCTCATAAGTTATCTGGTGGGCAAAGACAAAAGGTTGCAATTGCTAGAGCACTTATAAATGACCCAAAAGTAATTTTTTGTGATGAGATTACTGCATCCTTAGACCATTCAAGTGCAAGGGAAGTTATGAAGCTACTAGATGAGTATAAAAATAATGCCTTAGTCATTGTTGTAACTCATGATGCTTCCATACTTGAAAATGCAGATGATATAATTAATATATGGGATGGCGCTATTACTTCAATTAAAAAAAGAGGAATGGAGGGATATAATGAGTCCGCTATCAACCTTTAA